The window ATTACTGGCTTAAATTGCTTGTGGATGATCTGCCTTTATGGGGTTTTGTTGGTGCTTTACATCCAGATAAGAATATTGAGAAGTAGTTTGATGAAAGGTGTGAGAGAAGGTTGAGACATAATCAAGTCACGTTCTCAATCTTACTTGGATTATGGAAGATAATCGTGACTAGAGCAGCTGATCCTGTAGTTGATAGACTTGGGAGGAGTCAACTCATGTAGCGTGTATATTTTACTTCTCCTGTTGTGGCTGTTGTTCCGCATGGGATTGTGCAACTTGGCTCTTTGGATAAAGTCAAGGAAGATGTGAAGCTTGTGAATCATATTATAGATGCTTTATTGGGTCTTCAAGTTTCCTCTGTAGTGCATGTGCCTAGTCCAATACTAAGTATTATGAAGAACTTACTACAGTTGCTTAATATGCCAGCAAATAGTTCAACTTTAGAGGTGATTCCTGACTGTTTACACAATTTTGGTGAAGTCATGGACAAAGAAAGGCCGGATTTACGGTTGCCCATGTTTCCATATTTTGGGAAATGTGGAGGAAGTTCTTAATTATACATTTCCACTGCATGGTTTTTATCTTAAAAAGACGGTAGAAGTGGCCAATGACTCATGGGTGGACTCTCTGGTTTATCCTGCTTGGATTACGATTTTTGccattattctaatttttaccATTACAGTCTGCATTTTGGTTAGTTTTAGTTTTGGTGTAATATATGGAATAGCAGAGGCTACCCATACTAAGCTCCGTTGCCACTGGGCGAGGACTCAATATTTAGAGATTGTGGATGGAGTTCTCCACAATACACTTTTGGCCATGTGTGCTGATATTAGCTATGTTGATGAAGTCATCAAGAAATTTTGGGTTATGAAGAATTTTGAGACTTGCAAGCTTGACAGTTGGTCATTTTCTGCCAATGGGAGAACTCTAAAGACCAGATCAAGGAATCTCACCCACACCTTGCGAGCAAGGTGATAGTGATGTATTGTGCTTTTCACCCAGAAAGTAATGGAAGCTTCTTCTTTCTGAATTTCTTAAAGATTTTCTCACTCTCGATGTgagatatttcattttatttactattaatCCAATCcatcgtgtgtgtgtgtgtgttttacaCCAGTTTGGTATCTCCACAAATacctattttattaatattagtatttttttggTAACATACATGCAATTTTACTTATgtatgatacaataataaagCATACAATACAGAGGCAgatttctcttattttccatCCTCGTTTCTAATATAttcatgtaaaagaaaaattatacatcCTACAAATTTAAGAAGAGCCAGCCTCGATCTGCTTAATTCATGCAAGGAAGTCAGGTCTGCAGAGTTCCCTTTCTCCTTCAAAGCTTTCAAGGggaacgacatgtcgttttcaaagatgttcctaaaaaattaaactaacaaACAAGACACTCCGCACTCCTCTGCAGCCTCGATGCCTCCGGGTACGTCCGAAAAGGAAAGCTGCTTCTGCATCCGCAGCTGTCTATGAAACCTCTTTATGAAGATGTCTGCAACGTGATCTATATCGTGTTCCAGTTGCAGGCTGAGTTCTTCCCCTGCCTCTTCCTTTGAATTCATCACCAAGTCTATCATGGAATCTACCGAATCTTGATCATCAAAATCCAGATACTTTTCTTCATCCTTTTCATCTGCTTCGTCCAAGTAGCCGTCATATTTCTCCTCAAACAACTCTGTATGAGTTGGGTCGGGGAGGGACTCGATGGCCATGGCGTTAATGGTATCCTTGTAGGGAACAATGGCGTGGGTTTGGTCTGAAACATAGACATCTTCTTCAACGTGGGAATGTTTGTCGTGATGACCAAGCAAAGCACGGAGCTTCTGAGAGACGGAGCTCTTTCTTTGCTGAATACTGTGGGAGAGTGAACTGACCATGAGGAACTTCTTCTTGTGAAGCAACGAGAATATAATCAGGCGAGAATTGATGACCCTTGTTTTGCTCTTGAGATCCAGGGCTTTAGCCTTTGCCATTGAGCTCAACGTAACTATCATCTGCTTCAATATCCTGGATGCTTTGTTCTTCATCTTTGGTTAATTATTGTAAAGTCGAATATAATCCGAGACAAAcggagaaaaaaataagtaaaggaTGTGAATTTGGCATGAAGGAGTGCAAAGTGGGTGCAGATGTTTATATAGAGTTAGGGAGGGATGAGTCTTTGCTGTATATCTGTCATTTTCCTGGGAAAGTAAACACTGCGCGCTCGTCTTTTCAGTATATTAACTTATTAAGGAAAAGTGGGGgcgaaggaaaaaagaaaaaggacctATGGAAGTGAAATCTGCAAAAAAGTAGATGAAGTGAGAGACAGGTGGACCTACTCCATTGGTTTAATTCGGGTGAGAGAGTTTTGGAAGCTACAACAATGGCGGGTGGTGCGGTATAAAGAGAATGGGGAGATTCGCTCCgcattatttttcctttcgtGGTTCTTCTTTTTAGGCGCATTTCCGTCGTGGGTCACAAATCCCAGAAAAGGGGACCCTACTGGCTTTCCTTAGACATGACGATAGCTCCGAGTGTTACTGATCGTTTGAGGCCAATTAACTATGGAACCCTTGCTCCCtaaacaaaagtaaaataataaaaaacacaaaaatatcaCTTTGAATTTCTATTAATTAG is drawn from Juglans regia cultivar Chandler chromosome 5, Walnut 2.0, whole genome shotgun sequence and contains these coding sequences:
- the LOC108997800 gene encoding uncharacterized protein LOC108997800; this encodes MKNKASRILKQMIVTLSSMAKAKALDLKSKTRVINSRLIIFSLLHKKKFLMVSSLSHSIQQRKSSVSQKLRALLGHHDKHSHVEEDVYVSDQTHAIVPYKDTINAMAIESLPDPTHTELFEEKYDGYLDEADEKDEEKYLDFDDQDSVDSMIDLVMNSKEEAGEELSLQLEHDIDHVADIFIKRFHRQLRMQKQLSFSDVPGGIEAAEECGVSCLLV